A genomic segment from Glycine soja cultivar W05 chromosome 18, ASM419377v2, whole genome shotgun sequence encodes:
- the LOC114395522 gene encoding uncharacterized protein LOC114395522 isoform X2: MLHDMALDVFPWTKSKPRKTQTPSVGRTRQHKCGQTHTWKRSFLNIDFSLCLRSPIVSLLVHFLFVVSTLFPVHSSQFGDHHPVANQTFRPKEELHKLNAIRNRLQLINKPPVKTIQSSYGDIIDCVASHMQHAFDHPQLKGQKPLDPPERPRGHNQMDDDLSDSFQLWNLSGESCPEGTIPIRRTTEEDMLRANSVRRFGRKKVINRVRRDTSGNGHEHAIGYVTGDQYYGAKASINVWAPLVENPYEFSLSQMWVISGSFGDDLNTIEAGWQVSPELYGDSYPRFFTYWTTDAYQATGCYNLLCSGFVQTNSKIAIGAAISPTSSYSGGQFDISLLIWKDPKHGNWWLEFGSGILVGYWPSFLFTHLGDHASMIQFGGEIVNSGSSGSHTSTQMGSGHFAEEGFAKASYFRNMQVVDWDNNLIPLSNLKVLADHPNCYDIQGGVNNAWGNYFYYGGPGRNVKCP; this comes from the exons GATGTGTTTCCATGGACAAAATCAAAACCCAGGAAGACACAAACTCCTTCTGTTGGTAGAACAAGACAACACAAATGTGGACAAACACACACATGGAAACGAAGTTTCCTAAACATAGATTTTAGTCTGTGTTTGCGCTCCCCAATTGTTTCCCTCCTTgtacattttctctttgtcGTTTCTACCCTTTTTCCTGTTCATTCTTCACAATTTGGTGACCACCACCCTGTTGCAAATCAAACTTTTCGGCCGAAGGAAGAGCTGCACAAGTTGAACGCCATCAGAAATCGGCTTCAGCTAATCAACAAGCCTCCTGTTAAGACAATTCAG AGTTCTTATGGTGATATAATAGACTGTGTTGCGTCTCATATGCAACATGCTTTTGATCATCCTCAACTGAAAGGACAAAAACCATtg GATCCTCcagagagaccaagagggcatAACCAAATGGATGATGATTTGAGTGATAGCTTTCAGTTATGGAATTTATCAGGTGAGTCATGTCCTGAAGGAACGATTCCAATTAGAAGAACAACGGAAGAAGACATGTTGAGAGCAAACTCTGTTCGCAGATTTGGaaggaaaaaagtaataaaCCGTGTCAGAAGGGACACCAGCGGCAATGGACATGAG CATGCAATTGGGTATGTGACAGGGGATCAGTACTACGGAGCAAAGGCTAGCATTAACGTGTGGGCACCCCTTGTGGAAAACCCATATGAATTCAGCTTGTCTCAAATGTGGGTCATTTCTGGTTCATTTGGGGATGATCTCAACACCATTGAAGCTGGTTGGCAG GTGAGTCCGGAGCTATACGGGGACAGCTACCCTAGATTCTTTACTTATTGGACG ACTGATGCATATCAAGCAACTGGGTGTTACAATTTACTCTGCTCAGGCTTTGTTCAAACAAACAGTAAAATTGCAATTGGAGCAGCAATCTCTCCAACTTCTTCATATAGTGGTGGACAATTTGATATTAGCTTACTCATTTGGAAG GATCCAAAGCATGGGAATTGGTGGCTTGAATTTGGATCAGGGATCCTAGTTGGGTACTGGCCATCCTTCTTGTTCACCCACTTAGGGGATCATGCAAGCATGATTCAATTTGGTGGAGAAATAGTGAATTCAGGTTCATCAGGGTCTCACACTTCCACCCAAATGGGTAGTGGACATTTTGCTGAAGAGGGTTTTGCAAAAGCTTCATATTTTAGGAACATGCAAGTTGTGGATTGGGACAACAACTTGATTCCCTTGTCAAATTTAAAGGTCCTAGCAGATCACCCGAATTGCTATGACATACAAGGAGGGGTTAATAACGCGTGGGGGAATTATTTTTACTACGGTGGACCTGGCAGAAATGTAAAGTGTCCCTAA
- the LOC114395522 gene encoding uncharacterized protein LOC114395522 isoform X1: MLHDMALDVFPWTKSKPRKTQTPSVGRTRQHKCGQTHTWKRSFLNIDFSLCLRSPIVSLLVHFLFVVSTLFPVHSSQFGDHHPVANQTFRPKEELHKLNAIRNRLQLINKPPVKTIQSSYGDIIDCVASHMQHAFDHPQLKGQKPLDPPERPRGHNQMDDDLSDSFQLWNLSGESCPEGTIPIRRTTEEDMLRANSVRRFGRKKVINRVRRDTSGNGHEHAIGYVTGDQYYGAKASINVWAPLVENPYEFSLSQMWVISGSFGDDLNTIEAGWQVSPELYGDSYPRFFTYWTTDAYQATGCYNLLCSGFVQTNSKIAIGAAISPTSSYSGGQFDISLLIWKQDPKHGNWWLEFGSGILVGYWPSFLFTHLGDHASMIQFGGEIVNSGSSGSHTSTQMGSGHFAEEGFAKASYFRNMQVVDWDNNLIPLSNLKVLADHPNCYDIQGGVNNAWGNYFYYGGPGRNVKCP, from the exons GATGTGTTTCCATGGACAAAATCAAAACCCAGGAAGACACAAACTCCTTCTGTTGGTAGAACAAGACAACACAAATGTGGACAAACACACACATGGAAACGAAGTTTCCTAAACATAGATTTTAGTCTGTGTTTGCGCTCCCCAATTGTTTCCCTCCTTgtacattttctctttgtcGTTTCTACCCTTTTTCCTGTTCATTCTTCACAATTTGGTGACCACCACCCTGTTGCAAATCAAACTTTTCGGCCGAAGGAAGAGCTGCACAAGTTGAACGCCATCAGAAATCGGCTTCAGCTAATCAACAAGCCTCCTGTTAAGACAATTCAG AGTTCTTATGGTGATATAATAGACTGTGTTGCGTCTCATATGCAACATGCTTTTGATCATCCTCAACTGAAAGGACAAAAACCATtg GATCCTCcagagagaccaagagggcatAACCAAATGGATGATGATTTGAGTGATAGCTTTCAGTTATGGAATTTATCAGGTGAGTCATGTCCTGAAGGAACGATTCCAATTAGAAGAACAACGGAAGAAGACATGTTGAGAGCAAACTCTGTTCGCAGATTTGGaaggaaaaaagtaataaaCCGTGTCAGAAGGGACACCAGCGGCAATGGACATGAG CATGCAATTGGGTATGTGACAGGGGATCAGTACTACGGAGCAAAGGCTAGCATTAACGTGTGGGCACCCCTTGTGGAAAACCCATATGAATTCAGCTTGTCTCAAATGTGGGTCATTTCTGGTTCATTTGGGGATGATCTCAACACCATTGAAGCTGGTTGGCAG GTGAGTCCGGAGCTATACGGGGACAGCTACCCTAGATTCTTTACTTATTGGACG ACTGATGCATATCAAGCAACTGGGTGTTACAATTTACTCTGCTCAGGCTTTGTTCAAACAAACAGTAAAATTGCAATTGGAGCAGCAATCTCTCCAACTTCTTCATATAGTGGTGGACAATTTGATATTAGCTTACTCATTTGGAAG CAGGATCCAAAGCATGGGAATTGGTGGCTTGAATTTGGATCAGGGATCCTAGTTGGGTACTGGCCATCCTTCTTGTTCACCCACTTAGGGGATCATGCAAGCATGATTCAATTTGGTGGAGAAATAGTGAATTCAGGTTCATCAGGGTCTCACACTTCCACCCAAATGGGTAGTGGACATTTTGCTGAAGAGGGTTTTGCAAAAGCTTCATATTTTAGGAACATGCAAGTTGTGGATTGGGACAACAACTTGATTCCCTTGTCAAATTTAAAGGTCCTAGCAGATCACCCGAATTGCTATGACATACAAGGAGGGGTTAATAACGCGTGGGGGAATTATTTTTACTACGGTGGACCTGGCAGAAATGTAAAGTGTCCCTAA